One window from the genome of Osmerus eperlanus chromosome 1, fOsmEpe2.1, whole genome shotgun sequence encodes:
- the LOC134022405 gene encoding bactericidal permeability-increasing protein-like: MSAWLTLLALLPLTLAINPGVKVKLTEKGLEYGREIGMASLQKKLKTIRVPDLSGSERVAPIGRVKYSLTGMQIVNLGLPKSVLGLVPGTGVSLSIGNAFLNLHGNWRVRYLKFIKDSGSFDLGINGLTITTSIAIKSDETGRPAVSSVNCVTDLGSATIKFHGGASWLYNLFSSYIDKALRNTIQKQICPLVADAITDLNPQLKTLNVLAKVDKYAEIEYSMVESPAISKSCIDFGLKGEFYNIGAHQEPPFSATPFSLPPQINNMLYIGISSFTTNSAGFVYNKAGALSLYVTDDMIPPSSPIRLNTRTFGAFIPQIAKRFPGLMMKLLVKTAKEPIITFEPNNVTLQATGTVTAYAIQPNTTLSPLFVLNMEASVSARVYVTGMKLAGAITLNKIQMTLGTSYVGDFQVKSLDNIFLMVLKVAVIPKVNARLERGYPLPSLGKMNLVNTQLQVLKDYMLIGTDVLFTG; this comes from the exons ATGTCCGCATGGCTGACTCTTTTGGCTCTCCTCCCCTTGACACTTGCTATCAACCCTGGAGTCAAGGTGAAACTCACTGAGAAAGGCCTTGAATATG GCAGAGAGATTGGCATGGCATCTCTACAGAAAAAACTCAAGACTATCAGGGTCCCAGACCTCTCAGGGTCAGAGAGAGTGGCTCCCATTGGCAGGGTCAAGTACAGTTTGACGGG AATGCAGATCGTGAATCTGGGATTACCAAAGTCTGTGCTGGGATTAGTGCCAGGAACAGGTGTCAGCCTGTCCATAGGAAACGCCTTCCTCAACCTTCATGGTAACTGGAGGGTTCGATATCTCAAGttcat AAAAGACAGTGGCTCTTTTGACCTGGGAATTAATGGATTGACCATTACTACAAGCATTGCCATCAAGAGCGATGAGACAGGTCGGCCTGCAGTTAGCAGTGTCAACTGTGTGACAGACCTGGGCAGCGCCACAATCAAATTTCATGGCGGAGCCAG CTGGCTATACAACCTCTTCAGTTCCTACATTGACAAGGCCCTGCGCAACACAATACAGAAACAG atctgccccctggtggcagatgCTATTACTGACCTGAACCCTCAGCTGAAAACTCTCAATG TTCTAGCCAAAGTGGACAAGTATGCTGAGATTGAATATTCCATGGTGGAATCACCAGCTATTTCAAAATCCTGCATTGATTTCGGCTTAAAG GGGGAGTTTTACAACATTGGAGCCCACCAGGAGCCTCCTTTCTCTGCTACACcattctccctgcctcctcagaTCAACAACATGCTGTACATTGGGATTTCTTCCTTCACTACCAACTCTGCTGGCTTTGTGTACAACAAAGCCGGAGCTCTCAGTCTGTACGTCACGGATGACATG ATCCCCCCCAGCTCTCCCATCCGACTGAATACGAGGACGTTTGGAGCATTCATTCCACAG ATTGCAAAGCGTTTTCCTGGTCTGATGATGAAACTGCTGGTTAAAACGGCGAAGGAGCCCATCATCACTTTTGAACCCAACAACGTGACACTGCAGGCCACTGGAACTGTGACGGCCTACGCCATCCAGCCCAACACCACGCTCTCCCCTCTGTTTGTCCTGAACATG GAGGCCAGTGTCAGTGCTCGAGTGTACGTGACAGGCATGAAACTGGCAGGAGCTATAACCCTGAACAA GATTCAGATGACACTGGGAACAAGTTATGTGGGAGACTTTCAG GTGAAATCTCTGGACAACATCTTCCTGATGGTCTTGAAAGTGGCAGTGATACCCAAGGTTAATG CTCGGTTGGAGAGGGGGTATCCACTTCCATCCTTGGGGAAGATGAACCTTGTGAACACTCAGCTGCAGGTCCTTAAG gacTATATGCTGATTGGGACAGATGTTCTGTTCACAGGATAA